A region of Calderihabitans maritimus DNA encodes the following proteins:
- a CDS encoding WYL domain-containing protein, whose product MREKRRRISEAIESKKKISFSYVDAEGKKTTRTVCPLVLFEYDKYLEGIRYYLTAFCELDFDYRTFRLDRMRKIRSLAEVFEPNEFSDFDFYEKLGTVFTRKRVRIIKRVDAGKKSGRQVRSLLPPTAATGVYGSVNDDIEIEEHIYGNFNDDYPKEWYSSKVKGGFCLCRSPLEEMEFEKLDNDDEVLAYEVEPFKIRYYAGSKVRYYIPDLLVTYRDGRRVIAEIKTLSEVRLEKNQAKFKAIEQYAKEHGYEFEVWARRGIGRLTGAIFDASDEGNYSSWENAVEVATRRIEKNEAERRRKQFWDNWGCLVVIMIGLAFLLIFSFLR is encoded by the coding sequence ATGAGGGAGAAAAGACGACGTATATCGGAGGCAATCGAAAGTAAAAAGAAAATAAGTTTTAGTTATGTAGATGCTGAAGGGAAAAAGACAACGCGTACGGTGTGTCCTTTGGTTCTGTTCGAATATGATAAATATTTGGAAGGAATACGGTATTATCTAACGGCTTTTTGCGAATTGGATTTTGACTACAGGACATTTCGCTTGGATAGAATGCGAAAGATACGCAGCTTGGCGGAAGTTTTTGAACCGAATGAGTTTTCTGATTTTGACTTTTACGAGAAATTAGGCACTGTTTTCACACGAAAAAGAGTACGCATAATTAAGAGGGTTGATGCGGGAAAGAAATCCGGGAGACAAGTACGGTCACTGTTGCCTCCAACCGCTGCTACTGGAGTTTACGGTTCTGTTAACGATGATATAGAGATTGAAGAACATATTTATGGCAATTTCAACGATGATTATCCTAAAGAGTGGTACTCCTCCAAGGTAAAAGGTGGTTTCTGTTTATGCCGTTCTCCTTTGGAGGAGATGGAGTTCGAGAAATTAGACAACGACGACGAAGTGCTTGCTTACGAAGTCGAGCCGTTTAAAATTCGTTACTACGCAGGTTCAAAAGTCAGATATTATATACCCGACTTACTTGTTACATACAGAGATGGGAGACGTGTGATAGCCGAAATTAAAACGCTCTCGGAGGTTAGGTTAGAGAAAAATCAAGCTAAGTTTAAGGCAATAGAACAATATGCAAAAGAACATGGTTATGAATTTGAGGTCTGGGCGCGCAGAGGTATCGGGCGGTTAACGGGGGCTATTTTCGATGCGTCAGATGAAGGAAACTATTCATCCTGGGAAAATGCTGTAGAAGTAGCTACACGTAGAATTGAGAAAAACGAGGCCGAACGGCGAAGAAAACAATTTTGGGATAACTGGGGTTGCCTAGTTGTAATTATGATAGGTCTTGCGTTTCTTTTGATATTTTCATTTTTGCGATAA